A DNA window from Macadamia integrifolia cultivar HAES 741 chromosome 4, SCU_Mint_v3, whole genome shotgun sequence contains the following coding sequences:
- the LOC122075323 gene encoding phosphate transporter PHO1 homolog 3-like: MKFGKEFESQMVPEWQAAYMDYNHLKTLLKEILRFKQRTKPPPLTTPVGLKRKMTMYRAFSGLTQKLAKSPSGAAGAFGDIEDQVILVRAMQSDDQGLSDVVKYQSNFLMLAEEGGEYELLYFRRLDDELNKVNKFYRDKVDEVVKEANKLNKQMDALISLRLKIENPNKVFENFDHQAEMTRLASDVAASTDKLKASTPSARTTKRYMDVIEEVELSNRGDLDNSGTESSTDTEVNEPKTTNSSVHEEKPDSIKGSKPTPLQILNRVKLNNTFETPRSTIKGILKIPMHKNLNLTDLRKVEGQLKQAFIQFYQMLRILKSYSFLNLLAFSKIMKKYDKITSRRAARAYLNMVDNSYLGSSDEVTKLMERVEATFIKHFSNSNRHKGINILRPQAKRERHRITFSMGFFAGATTALIVALILIIRARRILNMPGSTQYMETMFPLYSLFGFVVLHMVMYGMNIYFWRRYRVNYPFIFGFKQGTELGYREVFLLSSGLAVLALISVLSNLDMQMDPKTNSYKAFTELLPLGLVFLVLAITLCPFHIIYHSSRFFLLRSAFHCISAPLYKVTLPDFFLADQLTSQVQAIRSLEFYICYYGWGDYKRRKNTCNGNDVYNTFFYIIAVIPYWSRFLQCLRRLYEEKDPMQGYNGLKYFSTILAVVMRTAYSMSKATHWQVLAAITSAIAAIVSTYWDLVIDWGLLQRKSKNRWLRDKLLISHKSVYFGVMILNVLLRFAWLQTVLNFQVSFLHRQALIFIVASLEIIRRGIWNFFRLENEHLNNVGKYRAFKSVPLPFNCDYDEDKAE, translated from the exons atgaAGTTCGGGAAGGAGTTTGAATCCCAAATGGTGCCAGAATGGCAAGCCGCCTACATGGATTACAACCACCTCAAGACTCTCCTCAAAGAGATCTTACGCTTCAAGCAAAGAACTAAGCCACCGCCGCTAACAACCCCAGTCGGCTTGAAACGGAAGATGACCATGTACAGAGCTTTCAGTGGCCTAACCCAGAAGCTCGCCAAGAGCCCCAGTGGCGCCGCCGGTGCCTTTGGAGACATTGAAGATCAAGTGATACTGGTAAGAGCAATGCAGAGTGATGATCAGGGCTTATCTGATGTTGTCAAATACCAATCAAACTTTCTTATGTTGGCCGAGGAAGGTGGAGAGTACGAGCTGTTGTACTTCAGGAGGCTAGACGATGAGCTCAACAAagtaaacaaattctacaggGACAAGGTGGATGAGGTCGTTAAAGAGGCCAACAAGTTGAATAAGCAAATGGACGCTTTGATTTCGTTACGGCTTAAGATCGAGAATCCCAACAAAGTCTTCGAAAATTTCGATCATCAAGCTGAGATGACTCGCCTTGCTTCTGATGTCGCTGCCTCCACAGACAAATTGAAAGCCTCTACTCCTAGTGCAAGAACAACGA AAAGGTACATGGACGTAATAGAAGAAGTTGAACTGAGCAACAGAGGAGATTTGGATAACTCAGGTACAGAGTCGTCCACAGATACAGAAGTCAATGAACCCAAAACTACCAACTCTAGCGTTCATGAAGAGAAGCCAGACAGTATCAAGGGCTCCAAACCAACCCCTTTACAAATCCTTAACAGGGTGAAGCTCAACAACACATTTGAGACTCCCCGCTCCACCATTAAAGGCATTCTCAAGATCCCCATGCACAAAAATCTGAACCTTACGGATCTGAGGAAAGTTGAGGGACAACTGAAGCAGGCTTTCATCCAATTTTATCAGATGCTTCGAATTCTTAAGAGCTACAG CTTTTTGAATCTCTTGGCATTCTCAAAGATCATGAAGAAATATGACAAG atCACTTCAAGAAGGGCAGCAAGGGCTTACCTAAACATGGTTGACAACTCTTACCTTGGAAGCTCTGATGAG GTCACTAAGCTCATGGAGAGAGTGGAAGCTACCTTCATCAAGCACTTCTCAAACTCAAACCGACATAAGGGCATAAACATCTTGAGACCACAAGCAAAGAGAGAAAGGCATAGAATAACATTTTCCATGG GCTTCTTTGCTGGTGCCACCACAGCTTTAATTGTGGCCCTTATTTTGATTATACGTGCAAGACGTATCCTGAACATGCCAGGGAGTACTCAGTACATGGAAACAATGTTTCCCCTCTACAG CTTGTTTGGATTTGTTGTCCTACATATGGTCATGTATGGTATGAATATATACTTTTGGAGGCGCTACCGAGTCAATTATCCCTTCATATTTGGGTTCAAACAAGGAACTGAATTGGGATACCGAGAAGTCTTCCTCCTCAGCTCAGGTCTTGCAGTGCTTGCACTTATCAGTGTGCTGTCAAACCTAGACATGCAGATGGATCCGAAAACAAATTCCTACAAGGCGTTCACTGAACTACTCCCTCTGGGATTAGTTTTT CTAGTACTTGCCATAACACTTTGCCCATTTCACATTATATACCATTCAAGTCGCTTCTTCCTACTCCGATCTGCTTTCCACTGTATCAGTGCCCCTCTCTACAAG GTTACTCTTCCGGATTTTTTCCTAGCAGACCAGTTAACTAGTCAG GTCCAAGCCATTAGAAGTCTGGAGTTCTACATCTGCTATTATGGTTGGGGAGACTACAAACGCAGAAAAAACACTTGCAATGGAAATGATGTCTATAATACTTTCTTTTATATAATTGCCGTAATTCCTTATTGGTCCCGCTTCCTTCAG TGCCTCCGACGATTGTATGAAGAGAAAGACCCAATGCAAGGATACAATGGGCTGAAATACTTCTCGACCATATTGGCTGTTGTTATGAGGACTGCTTACAGTATGAGTAAGGCAACACATTGGCAGGTGTTAGCTGCCATCACATCAGCCATTGCAGCAATTGTGAGCACCTATTGGGACCTTGTTATTGACTGGGGGCTTCTACAACGTAAATCAAAGAACCGATGGTTGAGAGACAAGCTTCTTATCTCTCACAAAAGCGTATATTTTGGAGTCATG ATCTTGAATGTTCTACTCAGATTTGCCTGGCTCCAAACTGTTCTGAACTTTCAAGTATCTTTCCTACATAGACAAGCCTTGATATTTATAGTTGCAAGCCTAGAGATTATTCGTCGTGGCATTTGGAATTTCTTCAG GTTGGAGAATGAACACCTGAACAATGTTGGGAAATATCGTGCATTCAAGTCAGTACCTCTCCCATTTAATTGTGATTATGATGAAGACAAAGCCGAATAA
- the LOC122076876 gene encoding fructose-bisphosphate aldolase-lysine N-methyltransferase, chloroplastic, translated as MAMASLLSLPSSSFSSYFCSSSFLCSAKAQSFPRKRQTLHLTNSPIVNSLSSPRIETLPPAVQSFWKWVCEEGVISAKSSPVMPGIVSEGLGLVAQRDISRNEVVLEIPKKFWINSDTVAASEIGKVCGGLKPWISIALFLIREKTREDSPLRSYLDILPQTTDSTIYWSEEELSELQGTQLLSTTLGVKEYVQSEFLKVEQEVILPHMDLFPTPITVDDFFWAFGTLRSRAFSQLRGQNLVLIPLADLINHSPSITTEEYAWETKQAGLFSRDLLFSLRTPVFVKAGEQVLIQYDLGKSNAELALDYGFIESRPERNAYTLTLEISESDPFFGDKLDIAESNGLGETAYFDIILGCSLPQSMLPYLRLVALGGTDAFLLESIFRNSVWGHLELPVSRANEELICKVVRDACKSALSGYHTTIEEDENLRNEVNLVPRREIAVGIRAGEKKVLQQIDGIFRERELELDVLEYYQERRLKDLGLVGEQGEIIFWESN; from the exons ATGGCTATGGcgtctctcctctctctcccttcttcgtCTTTCTCCTCATATTTCTGTTCTTCATCTTTCCTCTGCTCTGCTAAAGCTCAATCTTTCCCAAGAAAGAGACAGACTCTTCATCTCACAAACTCTCCCATTGTCAATTCACTCAGCTCGCCGAGAATTGAGACACTTCCACCAGCCGTGCAGAGCTTCTGGAAGTGGGTTTGTGAGGAAGGGGTGATTTCGGCAAAATCTTCCCCGGTAATGCCTGGAATTGTATCGGAAGGGCTGGGTCTGGTTGCGCAGAGGGATATATCTCGCAACGAGGTGGTTCTTGAAATACCCAAGAAGTTTTGGATAAATTCAGACACTGTAGCTGCTTCTGAGATTGGGAAGGTCTGTGGTGGATTGAAACCATGGATTTCTATAGCTCTGTTTCTTATTAGAGAAAAAACAAGGGAGGATTCACCATTGCGTTCTTACCTTGACATCCTTCCACAGACCACAGATTCCACCATATATTG GTCAGAAGAGGAGCTGTCTGAACTTCAGG GGACCCAACTATTGAGCACAACCTTGGGTGTGAAAGAATATGTGCAAAGCGAATTTCTTAAAGTTGAGCAAGAAGTCATACTTCCTCATATGGATCTCTTCCCTACTCCTATAACAGTGGATGACTTCTTTTGGGCATTTGGAACTCTCAGATCAAGGGCATTTTCACAGCTTCGAGGCCAAAATCTTGTTCTAATTCCTCTTGCAGACTTG ATCAACCACAGTCCAAGCATAACTACAGAAGAATATGCTTGGGAGACCAAACAAGCAGGTCTTTTCTCCAGGGATCTCCTGTTTTCTTTGCGGACACCAGTTTTCGTCAAGGCCGGTGAGCAG GTCTTGATCCAATATGATCTTGGCAAGAGCAACGCTGAATTGGCATTAGATTATGGCTTTATTGAATCAAGACCAGAACGCAATGCATATACCCTGACACTGGAGATTTCTGAGTCAGACCCTTTTTTTGGAGACAAACTGGACATAGCTGAGTCCAATGGTCTGGGTGAAACTGCTTACTTTGACATCATTCTGGGCTGTTCTCTCCCACAATCGATGCTTCCGTATCTACGGTTGGTGGCTCTTGGAGGAACCGATGCTTTCCTTCTAGAATCTATTTTCAGAAACTCAGTTTGGGGTCACCTTGAGTTGCCTGTTAGCCGCGCCAATGAGGAGCTTATATGTAAAGTAGTAAGAGATGCCTGCAAGTCCGCACTCTCTGGCTATCATACCACCATTGAAGAG GATGAGAATTTAAGGAACGAAGTGAACCTGGTCCCAAGGCGCGAAATAGCAGTTGGAATAAGAGCTGGTGAGAAGAAAGTATTGCAGCAAATAGATGGGATATTCAGGGAGAGGGAACTGGAGTTGGATGTGTTGGAATACTACCAAGAAAGGAGGCTCAAAGATCTTGGACTGGTTGGAGAACAAGGAGAAATCATCTTTTGGGAGTCCAATTAA
- the LOC122076875 gene encoding rhamnogalacturonan I rhamnosyltransferase 1-like, with translation MVMEVRSEVLSLRCGKLPTSVLPKTRLQLWFIRVCSSILLWTCFVHLFQLSRFTNSDRKGEPSPITAPIMHRQLLPPIETAPLHLQVLPPSEIASIPRQLSTPTESAAMPRQLPPPRIYKSNGYLKLSCNGGLNQMRAGICDMVTVARFLNLTLVVPELDKTSFWADPSNFGDIFNVKHFINSLRDEVRIIKRVPKRLSRKAAYKPLVMPPVSWSSEKYYLEKIFPLLSRNKVVHFIKTDTRLANNGLPIHLQMLRCRVNFEALKFTPQIEALGHKLVQILQQRGPFVALHLRYEMDMLAFSGCTQGCTDEEAEELKRMRYAYPWWKEKEIVSAEKRSLGLCPLTPEEAALVLQALGFQKDTRIYIASGEIYGSKRRLAALRDAFPRIVNKEMLLDPKDLQQFQNHSSQMAALDFMVSVASDIFIPTNDGNMAKLVEGHRRYFGFKKTIMLDRRRLVELLDLHQSRTLSWNEFVIAVRLAHEKRVGQPAHRRVIVDKPKEEDYFYANPQECLCQRTESIGLLGPLNSSVIQ, from the exons ATGGTCATGGAGGTTAGATCGGAGGTCTTATCTTTGCGGTGTGGTAAGCTTCCAACCTCCGTGCTTCCCAAGACTCGCTTGCAACTGTGGTTTATTCGCGTCTGTTCCAGCATTTTGCTATGGACTTGCTTTGTTCATCTGTTCCAGTTATCAAGGTTTACTAACTCAGACCGTAAGGGAGAGCCTTCTCCAATTACCGCTCCAATAATGCACCGGCAGCTCTTGCCTCCAATTGAGACGGCTCCACTGCACCTGCAGGTTCTGCCTCCAAGTGAGATCGCTTCAATTCCCCGGCAGCTGTCTACTCCAACTGAGTCCGCTGCAATGCCCCGGCAGCTTCCACCTCCAA GAATCTATAAAAGCAATGGTTATCTTAAATTGTCTTGCAATGGAGGCTTGAATCAAATGCGTGCGGGG ATATGCGACATGGTGACAGTTGCTCGGTTTTTGAACCTCACGTTGGTTGTTCCAGAGCTTGACAAGACTTCTTTCTGGGCAGATCCCAG CAATTTTGGTGACATATTTAATGTGAAACACTTCATTAATTCCTTGAGAGATGAAGTCCGGATTATCAAGAGGGTGCCAAAGAGGCTTAGTAGGAAAGCTGCATATAAACCTTTAGTGATGCCACCGGTGAGCTGGTCGAGTGAAAAATATTACTTGGAGAAG ATTTTTCCACTTCTAAGCAGGAATAAAGTGGTTCACTTCATTAAAACAGATACACGTCTGGCAAATAATGGGCTCCCTATCCACCTTCAGATGCTCAGGTGCCGTGTTAATTTCGAGGCGTTGAAATTCACTCCTCAGATTGAGGCCTTGGGGCACAAATTGGTTCAAATTCTTCAACAGAGGGGACCATTTGTGGCATTGCATCTGAGATATGAGATGGACATGTTAGCTTTCTCAGGTTGTACTCAAGGCTGCactgatgaagaagcagaggagcTGAAGAGGATGAG ATATGCATATCCTtggtggaaggagaaagagatagtATCTGCAGAGAAGAGGTCCCTAGGTTTGTGCCCTCTTACGCCAGAGGAAGCTGCTTTAGTTTTGCAAGCATTAGGCTTCCAGAAGGACACTCGTATTTACATTGCTTCTGGTGAGATATATGGCAGCAAACGGAGGCTTGCTGCACTAAGAGATGCTTTTCCACGGATT GTGAACAAGGAGATGCTATTAGATCCAAAGGATCTGCAACAATTCCAGAACCACTCGTCTCAAATGGCAGCCTTGGATTTTATGGTTTCAGTTGCTAGTGACATTTTCATCCCCACCAATGATGGCAACATGGCGAAACTTGTTGAAGGTCACCGCAG GTATTTTGGGTTTAAGAAGACCATCATGTTGGATCGAAGAAGGCTTGTTGAGCTGCTTGATTTGCACCAGAGTAGGACACTTTCATGGAATGAATTTGTAATTGCTGTCAGGTTGGCACATGAGAAAAGGGTCGGACAACCCGCACACCGGAGGGTTATTGTGGACAAGCCTAAGGAGGAAGATTATTTCTATGCTAACCCACAAGAATGTCTCTGTCAAAGGACAGAGAGCATTGGATTATTAGGTCCACTTAACTCAAGTGTTATCCAATAA
- the LOC122077588 gene encoding transmembrane emp24 domain-containing protein p24delta9-like, producing MNRSRVFDTMSGFGLFILTVGLLLSVAQSLRFDLQSGHTKCISEDIKSNAMTVGKYSVVNLNEGYPLPDSHKITVRVTSSYGNNYHYGELVESGQFAFTAAESGDYMACFWVNEQRPPVKLTVDFDWKTGVAAKDWSNVAKKGQIDMMELELKKLFDTVTSIHEEMFYLREREEEMQELNRVTNSRMAWLGFLSLLVCLSVAGLQLWHLKTFFERKKLL from the exons ATGAATCGGTCTAGGGTTTTCGACACGATGAGCGGATTTGGATTATTTATTCTTACTGTAGGGCTTCTCTTATCTGTCGCTCAGTCCCTTCGTTTTGACCTTCAATCTGGTCACACGAAATGCATATCGGAAGATATCAAGAGCAACGCCATGACAGTCGGAAAGTACAGTGTTGTTAATTTGAACGAGGGGTACCCGTTGCCCGATTCGCATAAGATCACTGTGAGG GTTACCTCCTCTTACGGAAACAATTATCACTATGGGGAACTTGTGGAGTCTGGACAATTTGCTTTCACTGCGGCTGAGTCTGGTGACTACATGGCTTGTTTCTGGGTAAATGAACAGAGGCCACCAGTCAAGTTGACGGTTGATTTCGATTGGAAGACTGGTGTTGCTGCGAAGGACTGGTCGAATGTTGCTAAGAAAGGGCAAATCGAT ATGATGGAACTGGAGCTGAAGAAGTTGTTTGACACTGTAACATCCATTCATGAAGAAATGTTTTATCTCCGTGAAAG GGAGGAAGAAATGCAGGAACTGAATAGAGTAACCAATTCCAGAATGGCCTGGTTGGGCTTTCTTTCACTCTTAGTATGCTTATCAGTGGCAGGCTTGCAGCTATGGCATTTGAAGACATTTTTTGAGAGGAAGAAGCTTCTGTAG
- the LOC122077586 gene encoding putative pentatricopeptide repeat-containing protein At1g74400, which produces MRFLGRYPSPLTPLTKLYSTIQQEAQHCCHLKPQKSNTIFKGYVKTGSTIKALLLFRSLWRKGTTCIDSFSLLFVLKACTMKSHVREGKHVHAIIINLGFESVIFLQTTLLNMYSAMGNLDDAHRLFDEIPTKNVVSWTALISAYVNNGKPNKALKLFRQMQVDNVEPDQVTVTVALSACADLGALDMGEWIHAYVCRDQGVEADLCLNNSLINMYAKCGDIRKARRLFDGVKQKDVTTWTSMIVGHALHGQTGEALQLFAKMEESNRCRKRNWNNGEQRSNLVLPNQVTFIGVLMACSHAGFVEEGKQHLKSMKENYGLTPQISHYGCMVDLLCRAGLLEEAYGFIVNMPIQASAVVWRTLLSACSLHGNTELAANIHHRLRELEPSHAGDYVTMSNTYAAVGMWNEKLMVRDQMTQRRAPGSSSIEVGSTVHEFVAADKSHPLRRDIYATLEGMNKNIKGSGHTPDISWWDFNSKTDY; this is translated from the coding sequence ATGAGATTCCTGGGTAGGTATCCTTCGCCCCTAACACCCTTGACCAAGCTGTATTCTACCATCCAACAGGAAGCTCAACACTGTTGCCACCTCAAACCACAAaaatcaaacaccatttttAAAGGCTACGTTAAGACCGGTTCCACCATTAAGGCTCTCCTACTCTTTCGAAGCCTATGGAGAAAAGGCACCACTTGCATCGACAGCTTCTCCCTCCTCTTCGTCCTTAAGGCATGCACTATGAAGTCCCATGTCAGAGAAGGCAAACATGTTCACGCTATCATCATTAATCTGGGCTTTGAATCAGTTATTTTCCTTCAGACAACTCTACTCAATATGTATTCCGCAATGGGAAATCTTGATGATGCACACCGCCTGTTCGATGAAATCCCCACCAAAAATGTCGTCAGCTGGACTGCCTTGATTTCAGCTTATGTCAACAATGGGAAGCCTAATAAGGCTCTCAAGCTCTTCAGACAAATGCAAGTGGATAATGTGGAGCCAGATCAGGTGACTGTCACTGTTGCCCTCTCTGCTTGTGCAGATCTTGGAGCGCTGGACATGGGAGAATGGATCCATGCCTATGTCTGTCGTGATCAAGGGGTTGAAGCAGACTTGTGCCTTAATAATTCTCTTATAAACATGTATGCAAAATGTGGGGATATAAGAAAAGCCAGGAGATTGTTTGATGGGGTAAAGCAGAAGGATGTCACTACTTGGACATCAATGATTGTGGGCCACGCTTTGCATGGACAGACAGGAGAAGCTCTGCAACTTTTTGCAAAAATGGAAGAAAGTAACAGGTGCAGGAAGAGAAACTGGAACAACGGTGAACAGAGGAGTAATTTAGTACTCCCCAACCAAGTCACATTCATAGGAGTCTTAATGGCTTGTAGCCACGCAGGGTTTGTGGAAGAAGGGAAGCAACATTTGAAAAGCATGAAGGAAAATTATGGTTTAACCCCTCAGATTTCTCACTATGGCTGCATGGTTGATCTCTTGTGCCGAGCTGGACTTCTGGAAGAGGCTTATGGCTTTATCGTGAACATGCCAATCCAGGCAAGTGCAGTGGTATGGCGTACCTTGCTCAGTGCTTGTAGTCTCCATGGTAACACTGAACTTGCAGCAAATATCCATCACCGGCTGCGTGAGTTAGAGCCCAGCCACGCTGGTGACTATGTTACCATGTCTAACACCTATGCTGCTGTAGGGATGTGGAATGAGAAGCTGATGGTGAGAGATCAGATGACGCAACGACGTGCACCAGGTAGCAGCTCAATTGAAGTGGGAAGTACAGTTCATGAGTTTGTGGCAGCTGATAAGAGTCATCCTTTAAGAAGAGACATATATGCCACTCTTGAGGGTATGAATAAGAACATTAAGGGTTCTGGCCACACGCCAGATATCTCATGGTGGGATTTCAACAGCAAAACAGACTACTGA
- the LOC122077585 gene encoding pentatricopeptide repeat-containing protein At5g66520-like: MFLAEVNLTNLNYRAKQQYLFSLLQCCKRSKELTQIHSQIVVNGFSQKNYILAKLLSFCVTSGNLLHAQQAFDQIMNPSTIVWNQMIRGYALSETPQKSFQFYNQMGAAETKPDGFTFLFLLNACTGPSYLKEGEQLHGRIMSNGLCSNVFVQTNLVNMYITAGGVAGVLKARKVFDEMTQRNVMTWNSMLSGYFRRGDVKTAQEFFYDMPERNAVSWTTMIAGYTKTGKCKQALALFYEMRKAQVEVDQVVLLAALSACAELVDLKTGRWIHSYLDKASCIQKPDFVPLKNALIHMYASCGVIEEAYRMFKEMSHRSTISWTTMIIGFAKQGFGEEALVVFRWMQSVEGEGIRPDEITFIGVLCACSHRGWVDEGRTYFKCMTTTYNLEPRIEHYGCMVDLLSRAGQLDEAQKLIETMPMKPNTAIWGALLGGCRIYKNVELAANIDNQLALVFEPDQAAGFLVLLLNVYATAKRWDDVAMVRRRMVAMGLRKPSGRSWIQVDGVIHEFVAGDQSHRHATAINKMVEEITRLAKLEGHVLCTSDVLLDEEEKGRASIN, encoded by the coding sequence ATGTTCTTAGCCGAAGTGAATCTGACTAATCTGAACTATAGAGCTAAGCAACAGTACCTGTTTTCCTTGTTGCAGTGCTGCAAAAGAAGCAAGGAGCTCACCCAGATTCATTCCCAGATAGTTGTAAATGGCTTCTCTCAGAAAAATTACATTCTTGCCAAGCTTTTGTCGTTCTGCGTCACCTCTGGGAACCTCTTACATGCCCAACAGGCTTTTGACCAAATCATGAATCCAAGCACCATTGTCTGGAACCAGATGATCAGAGGGTATGCGTTGAGCGAAACACCTCAGAAATCCTTCCAGTTCTACAATCAAATGGGAGCTGCAGAAACCAAACCTGATGGTTTCACCTTCTTGTTCCTGCTTAATGCTTGTACAGGACCATCCTACTTGAAAGAAGGGGAGCAACTACATGGGAGAATTATGTCCAACGGACTGTGCTCAAATGTTTTTGTGCAGACAAATCTTGTCAACATGTATATTACTGCAGGAGGGGTTGCTGGTGTTCTAAAGGCACGTAAGGTGTTCGATGAGATGACCCAACGGAATGTGATGACATGGAATTCCATGCTTTCTGGCTATTTTAGACGTGGAGACGTTAAGACTGCACAGGAATTTTTTTATGACATGCCAGAAAGGAATGCCGTATCATGGACGACCATGATTGCAGGCTATACCAAGACTGGGAAATGCAAGCAGGCACTGGCATTGTTCTACGAGATGAGGAAAGCTCAAGTGGAAGTGGACCAGGTAGTTTTATTAGCAGCATTATCAGCTTGTGCTGAACTAGTAGACTTGAAAACAGGAAGATGGATACACTCCTATCTTGACAAGGCTTCATGTATTCAAAAACCAGATTTTGTGCCTCTAAAGAATGCACTCATCCATATGTATGCAAGTTGTGGAGTTATTGAAGAAGCTTACAGAATGTTTAAAGAGATGTCACACAGAAGCACCATCTCTTGGACAACCATGATCATAGGTTTTGCAAAGCAGGGCTTTGGAGAGGAAGCACTGGTTGTCTTCCGGTGGATGCAAAGTGTGGAAGGAGAAGGAATAAGACCTGATGAGATAACTTTCATTGGGGTGCTGTGTGCCTGCAGCCACAGGGGGTGGGTTGACGAGGGCCGCACTTATTTCAAGTGCATGACTACGACTTACAATCTTGAGCCCAGGATTGAGCACTATGGGTGCATGGTTGATCTACTGAGCCGTGCAGGCCAATTGGATGAAGCTCAGAAACTAATCGAGACCATGCCGATGAAACCAAATACTGCTATATGGGGTGCTCTCCTTGGTGGTTGCAGGATTTACAAGAACGTGGAGCTTGCAGCCAATATTGATAACCAGTTGGCTTTAGTGTTTGAGCCAGACCAAGCTGCTGGGTTTCTTGTGCTCTTGTTGAATGTGTATGCCACGGCAAAAAGATGGGATGATGTTGCTATGGTTAGACGGAGGATGGTTGCAATGGGTCTGAGGAAGCCTTCAGGTCGCAGTTGGATCCAAGTGGATGGGGTTATCCATGAATTTGTTGCAGGTGATCAGAGCCACAGGCATGCAACCGCCATCAACAAGATGGTTGAAGAGATCACAAGGCTAGCCAAATTGGAAGGTCATGTGCTATGCACATCAGATGTCCTCTTGgacgaagaagaaaaggggaggGCGAGCATCAATTGA
- the LOC122077587 gene encoding uncharacterized protein At5g39570: protein MAYSRGGDDVDDFDEYDPTPYGGGYDLALTFGRPLPPSEETCYPISSSSSEFDYDRPQYTSHAEPSAYSEEAQQAEYSRYSRPKPRPQPGFQPQVGGDEYGGRPKPQPNYGFQPGYGGESEVGYGRRPEPEEPVSEYGSGYGGRPARPGYGGEQEGGDYPPPRRSEDEEGSGGYGYGSGRKKTEEYGYGGRTEYEKPEYERPSYEEEPPRRPSYGKPSYEQQEEESYPKPSYGRPSYGQEEEESFPKPSYGRPSYGQPEEEYPKPAYGRTSFGQSEEEEYPKPSYGRPSYGQPEEEYPKPAYGRSSYNEEDEPRRNQESSYGEDSYGRKKYGDDDSDDDEKKKQRHHKHHHRKDYDDE from the exons ATGGCATACTCGAGAGGCGGCGACGATGTGGACGACTTCGACGAGTACGATCCCACCCCCTACGGTGGAGGTTACGACCTTGCTCTTACCTTCGGCCGCCCCCTTCCACCTTCCGAGGAGACCTGCTACCCgatctcctcctcttcctccgaATTCGATTACGACAGGCCCCAATACACCTCCCACGCTGAACCCTCCGCTTACTCTGAGGAGGCTCAGCAGGCCGAGTACAGTCGCTACTCTCGCCCCAAGCCCAGGCCTCAGCCCGGGTTTCAGCCTCAGGTCGGCGGTGACGAGTACGGGGGAAGGCCGAAGCCACAGCCAAACTACGGGTTCCAGCCCGGATATGGCGGTGAGAGCGAGGTCGGGTATGGTCGAAGGCCTGAACCGGAGGAGCCTGTGTCAGAGTACGGGTCTGGATATGGTGGCCGGCCGGCCAGGCCTGGCTATGGTGGGGAGCAGGAAGGTGGGGATTACCCTCCGCCGAGGCGATcggaagatgaagaaggaagTGGGGGGTATGGTTATGGCAGCGGGAGGAAGAAAACTGAGGAGTATGGTTACGGTGGGAGGACTGAATATGAGAAACCGGAATATGAGAGGCCTAGTTACGAGGAGGAGCCACCTCGGAGGCCTTCTTATGGGAAACCCAGCTATGAGCAGCAGGAGGAAGAGTCGTATCCCAAACCCTCTTATGGGAGGCCCAGCTATGGGCAGGAGGAAGAAGAGTCGTTCCCCAAGCCCTCTTATGGTAGGCCTAGCTATGGGCAGCCGGAGGAGGAGTACCCGAAGCCGGCTTACGGAAGGACCAGCTTTGGGCAGTCGGAGGAAGAGGAGTACCCGAAGCCCTCTTATGGAAGGCCCAGCTATGGGCAGCCAGAGGAGGAGTATCCGAAGCCAGCTTATGGGAGGTCCAGCTACAACGAGGAAGACGAGCCTCGGAGGAACCAGGAAAGCAGTTATGGAGAAGACAGCTATGGTCGCAAGAAATAT GGAGATGATGACTCTGACGATGATGAGAAAAAGAAGCAACGCCATCACAAGCACCATCACCGCAAGGACTATGatgatgaatga